The Anabaena sp. WA102 genome contains a region encoding:
- a CDS encoding DUF7219 family protein, producing the protein MNQYSDLLSELSDFLYPRSPYYGDLKSEHLEFNAQLQDFSQRVNYISGLQTGGKLSSEEAYKQIRILWKQLKMSKKKILIC; encoded by the coding sequence ATGAATCAATACTCTGATTTGCTATCGGAACTCTCTGATTTTCTTTATCCTCGTAGTCCTTATTATGGAGATTTGAAGTCAGAACATTTAGAATTTAATGCCCAACTTCAAGATTTTTCACAACGAGTGAACTATATTTCTGGTCTACAAACTGGTGGTAAACTTTCCTCAGAAGAGGCTTATAAACAAATACGTATTCTCTGGAAACAGTTAAAAATGTCCAAGAAAAAAATATTAATTTGCTAA
- a CDS encoding DUF1634 domain-containing protein: MYKLNSGFRWTCTTQIERKVGAFTFELEEQDCDIQQLEEQHLNHYDENVNHQKFTKSANEKQLEFLLSNLLKYGVLIASSIVLFGGILYLIHHGYEPAEYQIFRGTPSEFHSPTGVVNAVLAGSRRGIIQLGLLILIAIPILRVIISFCTFLLQRNFVYVIITSLVLASLTYSLVGAYY, encoded by the coding sequence ATGTATAAGTTAAATTCTGGTTTTCGCTGGACTTGCACAACACAGATAGAAAGAAAAGTTGGAGCTTTCACTTTTGAATTAGAGGAGCAAGATTGTGATATTCAACAGCTAGAAGAACAGCATCTCAATCATTATGATGAAAATGTTAATCATCAAAAATTCACAAAATCAGCCAATGAAAAACAATTAGAATTTTTACTTAGTAACCTCCTTAAATATGGAGTTTTAATCGCTAGTTCTATAGTATTATTCGGAGGTATATTGTATTTAATTCATCATGGTTATGAGCCTGCTGAATATCAAATATTTCGAGGTACACCATCTGAATTTCATTCCCCAACAGGTGTAGTAAATGCTGTTTTGGCAGGTAGCCGCCGGGGAATTATTCAATTAGGATTGTTGATACTCATTGCTATTCCTATTTTGCGCGTGATCATTTCTTTCTGCACTTTTCTTTTACAGCGAAATTTTGTCTATGTAATTATTACGTCATTAGTGCTTGCTAGTTTAACTTATAGCCTGGTTGGCGCATATTACTAA
- a CDS encoding sulfite exporter TauE/SafE family protein: MSILAFSLLVWLGSFSAGLVGALTGLGGGVVIVPLLTSVFGVDIRYAVGASLVSVIATSLGSASTYIKKGYANLRLGMFLEVATTIGALIGALITTHVTVKILSLILAIVLIYSAYLSQRPRPEQTEIAPPDPLAEYLQLNGTYPTPDGVIPYQVHALPAGFSIMLVAGVLSGLLGIGSGAFKVLAMDQAMRLPFKVSTTTSNFMIGVTAAASAGVYLTQGYIDPGLSMPVMLGVLPGAFLGARILIGAKTQILRIIFSFVLVVMALKMVYNSLIGGL, from the coding sequence TTGAGCATATTAGCATTTTCTTTACTGGTTTGGTTGGGATCATTTAGTGCCGGCTTAGTCGGAGCATTAACTGGGTTAGGTGGTGGAGTCGTCATAGTTCCGTTATTAACTTCCGTCTTTGGTGTTGATATTCGCTATGCGGTTGGGGCATCATTAGTATCAGTGATTGCGACATCATTAGGTTCAGCTTCTACATATATTAAAAAAGGCTACGCTAATCTGCGATTGGGGATGTTTCTGGAGGTAGCCACCACCATTGGCGCTCTGATTGGGGCTTTAATTACCACTCATGTAACCGTAAAAATACTTTCCTTGATTTTGGCAATTGTGCTAATTTATTCAGCATATCTGTCTCAACGCCCCAGACCAGAACAAACAGAAATTGCTCCACCAGACCCCTTAGCAGAATATCTCCAACTTAATGGGACTTACCCCACTCCTGATGGTGTAATTCCTTATCAAGTTCATGCCTTACCTGCTGGGTTCAGTATTATGTTAGTAGCAGGAGTGCTTTCTGGTTTATTAGGAATTGGTTCGGGGGCATTCAAGGTATTGGCCATGGACCAAGCCATGCGTCTCCCTTTTAAAGTTTCTACGACCACCAGCAATTTTATGATTGGTGTCACAGCCGCAGCCTCAGCAGGTGTTTATTTAACCCAGGGATACATAGATCCAGGTTTATCTATGCCGGTGATGTTGGGAGTGTTACCAGGTGCTTTTTTAGGAGCGAGAATTTTAATTGGTGCTAAAACTCAAATTCTCAGAATTATCTTCAGCTTTGTATTGGTAGTAATGGCGTTAAAAATGGTCTATAACAGTCTAATAGGAGGGCTGTAA
- a CDS encoding sulfite exporter TauE/SafE family protein produces the protein MDYLLLPAFSFFIGIIVGLTGIGGASLITPMLIFVFQVPPSVAISSDVVAATLMKVVGGVKHWQQKTLDLEIVKWLSMGSVSGSLLGVRVLHQLRQSGEHNLDSLLLRLLGVMILIVTFTALIQMLLMTFFPKINLPELPKLNLKTNQGRFLTLLIGAILGFSVGMTSVSSGSMFALAIIAFFRLDARKLVGTDITQAAILLIFTSLGHLTLGTVDWSLVIPIWIGSVPGVLIGAKLCEITPQRPLRFIIYSILMMVSWKLVSQA, from the coding sequence ATGGACTATTTATTACTACCAGCTTTCAGCTTTTTTATTGGCATCATTGTGGGTTTAACAGGAATAGGTGGTGCATCTTTGATCACTCCTATGTTGATTTTTGTGTTTCAAGTACCACCTTCTGTTGCTATTAGTTCTGATGTGGTTGCAGCCACATTAATGAAAGTAGTCGGTGGAGTAAAACACTGGCAACAAAAAACCCTTGATCTAGAAATAGTTAAATGGCTGTCAATGGGTAGCGTTTCTGGTTCGCTGTTGGGAGTAAGAGTTTTACATCAACTCAGACAAAGTGGAGAACATAATCTAGATAGCCTCTTACTGCGGTTACTAGGAGTCATGATTTTGATAGTTACATTTACAGCATTAATCCAAATGTTGTTGATGACATTTTTTCCCAAAATCAACTTACCCGAATTGCCAAAATTAAATTTAAAAACCAATCAAGGACGTTTTCTAACTTTACTCATTGGCGCAATTTTAGGCTTTTCTGTGGGAATGACAAGTGTTTCATCAGGCTCTATGTTTGCCTTAGCTATCATAGCTTTTTTCCGATTAGATGCCCGAAAATTGGTGGGTACAGATATTACTCAAGCCGCCATTTTACTAATATTTACATCCCTGGGACATCTAACTTTAGGAACTGTTGATTGGAGTTTAGTAATCCCTATTTGGATAGGTTCTGTTCCCGGAGTTCTTATTGGTGCTAAACTTTGTGAGATTACCCCTCAACGTCCACTAAGATTTATTATCTATAGCATTTTAATGATGGTAAGTTGGAAATTAGTTTCACAGGCATGA
- a CDS encoding cadmium resistance transporter, producing MNKFATAFTEGIIAFAATNIDDIMILLLFFSQIDRNFRRRHIFIGQYLGFTAIIILSLPGFFGGLVIQREWIGLLGILPIAIGIKQLVNREAESTEVQTVNIEQNSPQSSFLSSILHPNTYKVAAVTVANGGDNISIYIPLFAGQDIVGLGIILAVFFGMVGVWCAIAYLLNRQANISCILSRYGQAIVPFVLIGLGLFIMYERGTFNLLFGQVN from the coding sequence ATGAACAAGTTTGCTACTGCTTTTACAGAAGGCATAATTGCCTTTGCTGCCACTAATATTGACGATATCATGATTCTGCTCTTATTTTTTTCGCAAATAGATCGAAATTTTCGGCGTAGACATATTTTTATCGGTCAATATCTTGGCTTTACAGCTATTATTATCCTCAGCTTACCAGGTTTTTTTGGTGGCTTAGTCATCCAGCGAGAATGGATTGGATTATTAGGAATATTACCAATTGCAATTGGGATTAAGCAATTAGTAAATCGTGAAGCAGAAAGTACAGAAGTGCAGACGGTGAATATTGAACAGAATAGCCCTCAATCTTCTTTTTTATCAAGTATTTTACATCCAAATACTTATAAAGTTGCAGCTGTGACAGTTGCTAATGGGGGTGATAATATTAGTATTTACATACCCCTATTTGCAGGTCAAGATATTGTTGGGTTAGGAATAATTTTAGCGGTATTTTTTGGTATGGTAGGGGTTTGGTGTGCTATCGCTTATTTATTAAACCGTCAAGCTAACATTAGTTGTATTTTAAGTCGCTATGGACAGGCTATTGTCCCTTTTGTATTAATTGGTTTGGGGCTATTTATTATGTATGAACGAGGGACATTTAACCTATTATTTGGACAGGTAAATTAA
- a CDS encoding IS1634 family transposase, whose protein sequence is MATESIITNERVDDIPVLLTQIERMGVQKLIDKNFPTHGNWRGQSLGNVAVIWLTHILSQADHRLNQVQAWAGKRLETLKKLIGESLNELDLTDDRLEAVLRYLNCDENWYAFEEELGSNLLQVYDIKPERVRLDSTTASSYCGVNTEGLFQWGHSKDHRPDLAQVKIMLSTLDPLGMPIATEILSGEKADDPLYIPAIERVRSTLKQPGLLYIGDCKMASMGTRIHIVSGGDFYLCPLNAKQTPTEKLREYLQPVWDEKQELTTINYDYADGKTREIAEGFELKLLQKEKINEQEISWEERQLVVRSYAIAQTEEKYLRERIQKTVHALEQLKIPKRGKKKLTSFPEWELSVAEILKRYRTGGLFEIDIQTQRVEKVKRQYGERQSQIIEEVSFNLDFKINEDAVKQQVQLLGWRVYVTNETEANLSLKQAVRAYRDEYLTERGFARLKGFPLSLTPIYLQREDHITGLIRLLSIGLRVLTLLEFQVRRHLDKNQEKLAGLYAGNPQRKTARPTAEMLLVAFKEITLILIEVNNEVYTHLTTLSPLQQRILVLLGFPPTIYTQLSGQSFTPE, encoded by the coding sequence ATGGCAACTGAATCCATAATTACAAACGAACGAGTAGATGACATACCCGTACTACTCACACAGATAGAACGGATGGGTGTACAAAAGCTAATAGATAAAAACTTCCCCACCCATGGAAATTGGCGAGGACAAAGCTTGGGGAATGTAGCAGTGATCTGGTTAACACATATCTTATCGCAAGCAGACCACCGTTTAAATCAAGTTCAAGCCTGGGCTGGTAAACGGTTAGAAACATTGAAAAAATTGATTGGTGAAAGCTTAAACGAACTTGACCTAACCGATGACCGATTAGAAGCAGTATTGCGTTACCTTAACTGTGACGAGAACTGGTATGCGTTTGAGGAAGAACTGGGAAGTAATTTGTTGCAAGTGTATGATATCAAACCAGAACGGGTAAGACTGGATAGTACAACAGCTTCAAGTTATTGCGGGGTGAATACTGAAGGGCTATTTCAATGGGGTCATAGCAAAGACCATCGTCCAGATTTGGCACAAGTCAAAATCATGCTATCAACATTAGACCCATTAGGAATGCCAATAGCAACAGAAATATTATCGGGAGAAAAAGCAGATGACCCTTTATATATCCCCGCAATTGAGAGAGTCCGTTCGACGCTAAAACAGCCAGGATTACTGTATATTGGGGACTGTAAAATGGCATCAATGGGGACAAGAATCCATATTGTATCAGGGGGAGATTTTTATCTATGTCCTTTAAATGCCAAGCAAACACCGACAGAAAAATTAAGAGAATATCTGCAACCAGTTTGGGATGAAAAACAAGAATTGACAACTATCAATTATGATTATGCAGATGGAAAAACGAGAGAGATTGCTGAAGGATTTGAACTAAAATTGCTCCAAAAAGAAAAGATTAACGAGCAAGAAATATCTTGGGAAGAGCGACAATTAGTAGTCCGTTCTTATGCCATTGCCCAGACAGAGGAAAAATATCTACGTGAACGCATACAGAAAACCGTTCATGCTCTTGAACAACTAAAAATCCCCAAACGCGGCAAGAAAAAGCTGACATCATTTCCAGAGTGGGAGTTATCTGTAGCTGAGATTCTCAAGCGTTATCGGACTGGGGGATTATTTGAAATTGATATTCAAACTCAGCGAGTTGAAAAAGTTAAAAGACAATATGGCGAACGTCAATCTCAAATAATAGAAGAAGTTTCCTTTAATTTAGATTTTAAAATTAATGAAGACGCGGTAAAACAACAAGTTCAACTGTTAGGCTGGCGAGTTTATGTCACTAATGAAACTGAAGCTAACCTGAGTTTGAAACAAGCAGTTCGTGCTTATAGAGATGAGTATTTGACAGAACGAGGATTTGCTCGACTTAAAGGCTTTCCTCTTTCTTTAACTCCAATTTATTTACAACGTGAAGACCATATTACTGGTTTGATCCGACTACTTTCAATTGGTTTGCGAGTTTTGACTCTTTTAGAGTTTCAGGTTCGTCGCCATCTTGACAAAAATCAAGAAAAATTGGCTGGACTTTATGCTGGTAATCCTCAGCGTAAAACGGCACGTCCTACTGCTGAAATGCTTCTTGTTGCATTTAAAGAAATCACATTGATATTAATTGAGGTTAACAATGAAGTCTACACTCATTTAACTACTCTTTCCCCTTTACAGCAGCGTATTCTTGTTTTACTTGGGTTTCCCCCTACTATTTATACTCAGCTTAGTGGTCAATCTTTTACTCCTGAGTAG
- a CDS encoding cadmium resistance transporter — translation MVVGQYLGFTILVIFSLPGLFGGLILPQSWIGLLGLIPIAIGISSLVNKETEQLADMTEEITSSFLNPQIYTVAAITVANGSDNISIYIPLFSSIQLEGFLIIISLFFLLLGIWCYAAYQLTHQHKIADFLTKYGNYLVPFVLMGLGVVIIWKSKALSPLKLLGSCICLLFLVKRNDINQDKGEEEIIVSITND, via the coding sequence ATTGTTGTTGGTCAATATTTAGGTTTTACTATTCTCGTCATCTTCAGTTTACCTGGATTATTTGGTGGACTGATTCTGCCTCAATCATGGATTGGTTTACTAGGCTTAATTCCTATTGCTATTGGTATCAGTAGTTTAGTGAATAAAGAAACTGAACAATTAGCTGATATGACAGAGGAGATAACATCATCTTTTTTAAATCCACAAATTTACACTGTGGCAGCGATAACGGTGGCTAATGGTAGTGATAATATTAGCATTTATATACCGTTATTTTCTAGCATTCAATTAGAGGGGTTTTTAATAATTATCAGTTTATTTTTTCTCCTGTTAGGCATTTGGTGTTATGCAGCATATCAGTTAACCCATCAGCATAAAATAGCTGATTTTTTGACCAAGTATGGTAATTATCTTGTGCCATTTGTGCTGATGGGTTTAGGAGTAGTCATTATATGGAAAAGTAAAGCGTTAAGTCCGTTAAAACTCCTTGGTAGTTGTATTTGTTTATTGTTTTTGGTGAAGAGAAATGATATTAACCAAGATAAAGGAGAAGAGGAAATAATTGTTTCTATCACCAATGATTAA
- the cysK gene encoding cysteine synthase A yields MRIAKNITELVGKTPLVQLNKIPQSLGALAQIVVKLESMNPAASVKDRIGVSMIQAAEEQGLIIPGKTTLVEPTSGNTGIALAMVAAAKGYRLILTMPDTMSQERRLMLRAYGAQLELTPGVEGMRGAIAKATEIVAITPNAYMLQQFSNPANPQIHARTTAEEIWHDTDGEVDILVSGVGTGGTITGVSEVIKQRKPSFQAVAVEPVNSPVLAGGKPGPHKIQGIGPGFIPAVYRSELIDEVIQVSDDQAIIYSRRLAKEEGLLSGISAGAALYAALQLAKRPENANKLIVMVQPSFGERYLSTVLFQDTNENEWLTKL; encoded by the coding sequence ATGCGAATAGCCAAAAATATCACCGAGTTAGTGGGCAAAACACCCTTAGTACAGTTAAACAAAATTCCTCAAAGTTTAGGAGCATTGGCGCAGATTGTTGTCAAACTAGAAAGTATGAATCCTGCGGCTTCTGTTAAAGACAGAATTGGCGTGAGCATGATTCAAGCAGCAGAGGAACAAGGCTTAATTATTCCTGGTAAAACTACTTTAGTTGAGCCAACTTCTGGGAATACAGGCATTGCTTTAGCTATGGTTGCAGCCGCTAAAGGCTACCGTTTGATTTTGACGATGCCAGATACTATGAGTCAGGAAAGAAGACTCATGCTAAGAGCTTATGGGGCGCAATTAGAGTTAACACCGGGGGTAGAGGGAATGCGGGGAGCGATCGCTAAAGCGACAGAAATAGTTGCTATCACCCCCAATGCTTATATGTTGCAACAATTCAGCAATCCTGCTAACCCCCAAATTCACGCTCGCACCACCGCTGAAGAAATTTGGCATGATACAGATGGAGAAGTTGACATCCTTGTGTCAGGAGTAGGAACTGGGGGAACAATTACGGGTGTTTCCGAAGTAATTAAACAACGCAAACCCAGCTTTCAAGCAGTTGCAGTTGAACCAGTTAATAGTCCAGTATTAGCAGGCGGAAAACCAGGTCCACACAAAATTCAAGGTATTGGCCCCGGATTTATTCCCGCTGTTTATCGTTCAGAACTGATAGATGAAGTCATTCAAGTCTCAGATGATCAAGCGATTATCTACAGTCGGCGGTTAGCGAAAGAAGAAGGACTGTTATCAGGAATTTCTGCTGGTGCGGCTTTATATGCGGCATTGCAACTAGCTAAACGCCCAGAAAATGCCAATAAATTGATAGTTATGGTGCAGCCTAGCTTTGGTGAACGCTATTTGAGTACCGTATTATTTCAAGATACCAATGAGAATGAATGGTTAACTAAACTTTGA
- a CDS encoding RrF2 family transcriptional regulator, producing the protein MYSSILNTDLNSQNYALLDLSAKVEYALLALLELASHHDKKVPLTMSEIAAKQPIPERYLEQILTQVRRAGLVHSQRGSKGGFVLMREPWQITLLEIVTLVEGERKEKESAETPTIEKTLVLEIWEKANAAAIEVLRSYTLQDLCQERETRAQNNPMYYI; encoded by the coding sequence ATGTACAGTAGTATTTTGAATACAGATTTGAATAGTCAAAACTACGCTCTTCTGGATCTTTCTGCAAAAGTGGAATACGCACTCCTAGCACTGTTAGAACTAGCCAGTCATCACGATAAAAAAGTTCCTTTGACTATGAGTGAGATTGCGGCCAAGCAACCCATACCAGAACGCTATCTCGAACAGATTCTCACTCAAGTGCGGCGTGCGGGTTTAGTCCACAGTCAACGTGGCTCAAAAGGCGGTTTCGTGTTAATGCGTGAGCCTTGGCAAATTACTTTGCTAGAAATTGTCACCTTGGTGGAAGGTGAACGGAAAGAGAAAGAAAGCGCTGAGACTCCGACGATAGAAAAAACTTTGGTTCTGGAAATCTGGGAAAAAGCTAATGCGGCTGCAATTGAGGTTTTGCGTAGCTATACACTCCAAGATTTGTGTCAAGAAAGAGAGACTCGCGCCCAAAATAATCCCATGTATTACATTTAG
- a CDS encoding Crp/Fnr family transcriptional regulator, translating into MSLYTGLIQSSTNNTPKIFTRRSLLPVKKNAVWQIESGFVMTYTYLEDGTTVALGLWGPGDVVGEVLSKIKLYRMECLTTVEATVLPVDDWHQLTETLLYHIQQAEELMVIRSHKKVETMLIQLLGWLSKKFGSEVEQGRLIDMRLTHEDLAALISSTRVTITRLLGQLEQEGLIDRLPLHRIIVRQEDIWYYEI; encoded by the coding sequence ATGTCATTATACACAGGTTTAATTCAATCATCTACTAACAATACTCCAAAGATTTTCACCAGGCGATCGCTATTGCCCGTTAAAAAAAATGCTGTGTGGCAAATAGAAAGCGGTTTTGTGATGACATACACTTATCTAGAAGACGGTACAACAGTAGCTTTGGGATTATGGGGTCCGGGAGATGTGGTTGGTGAAGTTCTCTCGAAAATAAAACTCTATCGGATGGAATGTTTAACCACAGTAGAAGCCACTGTTTTACCTGTGGATGATTGGCATCAACTCACAGAAACTTTGCTGTATCACATTCAACAAGCGGAAGAATTAATGGTGATTCGCAGCCATAAAAAAGTAGAGACTATGCTGATTCAACTATTAGGATGGTTATCCAAAAAATTTGGCTCAGAAGTAGAACAAGGGCGTTTAATTGATATGCGTCTAACTCATGAAGATTTAGCAGCACTGATCAGTTCTACTCGTGTAACTATCACTCGTCTGCTGGGACAATTGGAACAGGAGGGATTGATTGATAGACTTCCCCTGCATCGAATTATCGTGAGACAAGAGGATATTTGGTATTACGAAATTTAA
- a CDS encoding DNA cytosine methyltransferase codes for MITCIDYFAGIGAWELAAEIPEQIYDYQVFTTYQFVEILPSAQQVLRSHYPLIPIHSEIKTYTPPQNIDVYFVSHPCTGTSNAGKRTGLAHPESNLWFEALRCICLGKPKFVVIENPEGFIHRGLRACLGGLRMAGYSTEVEIISASEFGAPHLRKRVFVVAHTNHLSLQQREGWKCWSEQIGEDIETTRSFGER; via the coding sequence ATGATTACCTGTATTGATTACTTCGCTGGAATTGGTGCGTGGGAATTAGCTGCTGAAATTCCTGAACAAATTTATGATTATCAGGTTTTCACAACTTACCAATTTGTAGAGATTCTTCCTTCTGCTCAACAAGTATTACGTTCACACTATCCACTAATTCCTATTCACTCTGAGATTAAAACTTACACACCGCCACAAAATATAGATGTCTACTTCGTTTCCCACCCATGCACAGGCACATCTAACGCAGGTAAAAGAACCGGACTTGCACACCCAGAGTCAAACTTATGGTTTGAAGCCCTCCGGTGTATCTGCCTTGGCAAGCCCAAATTTGTCGTTATTGAGAACCCTGAAGGATTTATCCATAGAGGATTACGAGCGTGCCTTGGAGGACTCAGAATGGCAGGATACTCTACAGAAGTTGAAATTATCTCAGCGTCAGAGTTTGGAGCGCCGCACCTTCGTAAAAGGGTATTCGTTGTTGCCCACACTAACCACTTATCCTTGCAGCAACGGGAAGGGTGGAAATGCTGGAGCGAACAAATTGGAGAGGACATTGAAACAACAAGGTCGTTTGGAGAGCGATAG
- a CDS encoding DUF4326 domain-containing protein, with the protein MIKVINGKRDGFIGQDKIYIGRANKFYGLQESPLHNPFKLSSEKERFESCKMFDKYLYDKVKLWMNEGILDETTIALRDIIFKVLEGVNIIFTCWCSPLQCHGDGIIRCVNWIIQQDWFKQAYSEYYK; encoded by the coding sequence ATGATTAAAGTAATCAATGGTAAACGCGATGGTTTTATTGGTCAAGATAAAATTTATATTGGTAGAGCTAATAAGTTTTATGGTTTACAAGAAAGTCCTTTACATAATCCATTTAAACTTAGCAGCGAGAAAGAAAGATTTGAAAGTTGTAAAATGTTCGATAAATATTTGTACGACAAAGTTAAACTTTGGATGAATGAGGGAATACTTGATGAAACAACAATCGCTCTCAGAGACATAATTTTTAAAGTTCTTGAGGGTGTAAATATAATCTTTACTTGTTGGTGTAGTCCTTTACAATGTCATGGTGATGGAATTATTAGGTGTGTGAATTGGATAATTCAGCAAGATTGGTTTAAACAGGCGTATAGCGAGTATTATAAGTGA
- a CDS encoding DUF5131 family protein: MITCNWRCRFLEETELKLPFDHLWLGYSVCTQKDAEDVYYLLKTPAKIRFLSCEPVLEDIDLSEWLSEFIGAGICDGCGKEKSQLYGVDAYPVCGAAICDQCAPRLYWVILGGESGANARTTHLEHLRSLLNQCQKANIPPFIKQLGAKPILNNQPYKISDKKGGILSEFPEDLQIREFPNV, translated from the coding sequence TTGATCACCTGTAATTGGCGTTGCAGATTCTTAGAGGAAACGGAACTCAAGTTACCATTTGATCATCTGTGGTTGGGGTATTCAGTTTGCACACAGAAAGACGCTGAAGACGTTTATTATCTACTGAAAACCCCTGCGAAGATTCGGTTTCTCAGTTGTGAACCGGTTCTGGAAGACATTGATTTATCAGAATGGTTAAGCGAGTTCATTGGTGCGGGTATCTGTGATGGTTGCGGAAAGGAAAAAAGTCAACTATACGGTGTTGATGCTTATCCTGTATGTGGTGCGGCAATTTGTGATCAATGCGCTCCCAGACTATATTGGGTCATATTAGGGGGAGAGTCAGGGGCAAATGCTAGAACTACTCATCTTGAACATTTACGTTCGCTGCTGAATCAATGCCAAAAAGCCAACATTCCTCCATTTATCAAACAACTTGGTGCTAAACCGATATTGAATAACCAACCCTATAAAATCAGCGATAAAAAAGGTGGAATTTTATCTGAATTTCCAGAAGATTTACAAATTAGGGAGTTTCCAAATGTCTAA
- a CDS encoding AAA family ATPase: MTEEKIRQIAFYGKGGIGKSTTSQNTLAAMAEMGQRIMIVGCDPKADSTRFNNLDTSHSH; the protein is encoded by the coding sequence ATGACTGAAGAAAAAATTAGACAGATAGCTTTCTACGGCAAGGGCGGTATCGGTAAATCTACCACTTCTCAAAATACTTTAGCCGCTATGGCTGAAATGGGTCAACGCATTATGATCGTAGGTTGCGATCCTAAAGCTGACTCTACTCGTTTTAACAATTTGGACACCTCTCACAGCCACTGA
- the nifU gene encoding Fe-S cluster assembly protein NifU — translation MWDYTDKVLELFYDPKNQGAIEETGEAGVKLATGEVGSIACGDALRLHLKVEEATDKILDARFQTFGCTSAIASSSALTEMVKGLTLDEALGVTNKEIADYLGGLPEAKMHCSVMGQEALEAAIYNYRGIPLEAHDDEEGVLICSCFGITDAKIKKAVAQNNLFSAEQVTNYVKAGGGCGSCLTKIDDIIREVKQEAANKNLYSYKAKAKTEIPSSEPQKPLTTVQKIALIQKVLDEEVRPVLIADGGDVELYDVEGDKIKVILKGACGSCSSSTATLKIAIEARLRDRISKEIIVEAV, via the coding sequence ATGTGGGACTACACTGATAAAGTATTAGAGTTATTTTACGATCCCAAAAACCAGGGTGCTATTGAAGAAACTGGCGAAGCTGGTGTGAAACTGGCAACTGGTGAAGTGGGAAGTATTGCTTGTGGTGATGCTTTAAGATTACATTTGAAAGTTGAAGAAGCAACAGATAAAATTCTCGATGCTCGGTTTCAAACTTTCGGTTGTACCAGTGCGATCGCATCTTCGAGTGCTTTAACTGAAATGGTCAAAGGTTTGACTTTAGATGAAGCTTTGGGAGTGACAAATAAGGAAATTGCTGATTATTTAGGTGGTTTACCTGAAGCTAAAATGCACTGTTCTGTTATGGGTCAAGAGGCTTTAGAAGCTGCCATTTATAATTATCGTGGCATTCCTTTAGAGGCACATGACGATGAAGAAGGTGTCCTCATCTGTAGCTGTTTCGGAATAACTGATGCTAAGATCAAGAAAGCAGTTGCACAAAACAATCTCTTCAGTGCAGAGCAAGTAACAAATTATGTAAAAGCTGGTGGCGGATGCGGTTCTTGTTTAACGAAGATTGATGATATAATAAGAGAAGTAAAGCAGGAAGCCGCCAACAAAAATCTCTACAGCTACAAGGCAAAAGCTAAAACAGAAATTCCCAGTTCAGAGCCACAAAAACCATTAACTACAGTTCAAAAAATTGCTCTGATTCAAAAAGTATTAGATGAAGAAGTCCGACCTGTTTTAATCGCCGATGGGGGAGATGTAGAACTTTATGATGTCGAAGGCGATAAGATTAAAGTCATTCTTAAAGGTGCTTGCGGTTCATGTTCTAGCAGCACTGCTACTTTAAAGATTGCGATTGAAGCGAGATTACGCGATCGCATCAGTAAAGAAATTATTGTCGAAGCAGTTTAG